The proteins below come from a single Phocoena sinus isolate mPhoSin1 chromosome 2, mPhoSin1.pri, whole genome shotgun sequence genomic window:
- the PLA2G4D gene encoding cytosolic phospholipase A2 delta yields the protein MGSQHPNLGMVAGWKGETSACWQLSVRVLEARGLGWADLLSKADPYVILQLPTAPGTKFKTKTVTNSSHPVWNETFTFLIQSQVKNVLELSIYDKDAVKMDDACFKVLCDVSEVLPGRLLRKTFSLHPQGPEELDVEFLMEKTSGCPENLITNNVLVARELSCLDIHLNSTGSTAEVADQDKLELELVLKGSYEDTQTSALGTASAFRFHYLTAQEAELIGCLRTSKSNGWNSGNSAGYLTVPLRSLAMGKEVTVDVPAANAPGVKLQLKAESCLKELAVHLGFDLCAEEKAFLSRRKQVVAKALKQALQLDRDLQEDEVPVVGIMATGGGARAMTSLYGHLLALQKLGLLDCVTYFSGISGSTWTMAHLYGDPEWSQRDLKGPIGHAREHLAKSKLEAFSPERLASYYRELEQRAEQGHPTTSVDLWGLVLEFALHGQVMDQKLSGQRAALERGQNPLPLYLSLNVKENNLQTPDFKEWVEFFPYEVGFLKYGAFIPSELFGSEFFMGRLMRRIPESRICFLEGIWSNIFSLNLLDAWYNLTSSSDAWKQHIKDKIRSLEESPPSSGTSSGPEALWLQPGTALAQMLKGFLTSRPLYQHSSNFLQGLQLHQDYCAQKDFSTWADSQVDSSAGQLTPQEPQLCLVDAGYFLNTSCPSMFRPGRRLDLILSFDYSLSSPFEVLQQTELDCRARGLPFPRVEPSPQDRRQPWECHLFSDPTCPDAPVLLHFPLVNASFRDHSAPGVQRSPAELPAGQVDLTGVNSPYSMFNMTYKEEDFDRLLQLSDYNVRNSQGTILQALRTSLRHRAPGARPPGPQT from the exons ATGGGCAGCCAACACCCCAATTTGGGTATGGTGGCTGGCTGGAAA GGGGAGACCTCTGCCTGCTGGCAGCTCAGTGTGAGAGTCCTGGAGGCacggggcctgggctgggctgacCTCT TGAGCAAGGCAGACCCCTATGTGATCCTACAGCTGCCAACCGCACCTGGAACAAAGTTTAAGACCAAAACGGTCACCAACTCCAGTCATCCTGTGTGGAATGAGACCTTCACTTTCCTGATCCAAAGTCAGGTCAAG AATGTTCTGGAGCTGAGCATCTATGACAAGGATGCCGTCAAGATGGACGATGCCTGCTTCAAGGTTCTCTGTGATGTCTCTGAAGTCCTCCCTGGCAGGTTGCTCCGGAAGACCTTTTCCCTGCATCCCCAG GGACCAGAGGAGCTGGACGTGGAGTTCCTGATGGAGAAAAC GTCAGGCTGCCCAGAAAACCTCATCACCAACAACGTGCTTGTG GCCCGAGAACTGTCTTGCCTGGACATTCACCTGAACAGCACAGGGAGCACAGCCGAGGTTGCAG ATCAGGAcaagctggagctggagctggtgcTGAAGGGCTCATATGAGGACACACAGACATCTGCCCTGGGAACAGCCTCTGCCTTCCGCTTCCACTACCTGACAGCCCAAGAGGCAGAGCTGATTGGGTGCCTGAGG ACCTCTAAAAGCAATGGCTGGAACTCAGGCAACTCAGCTGGGTACCTCACTGTACCCCTAAGGTCCTTGGCCATGGGGAAGGAGGTGACAGTTGACGTTCCTGCTGCAAAT GCCCCAGGAGTGAAGCTGCAGCTCAAGGCTGAGAGCTG CCTGAAGGAGCTGGCTGTGCATCTGGGCTTCGATTTGTGTGCGGAGGAGAAAGCCTTCCTGAGCAGGAGGAAGCAGGTGGTGGCCAAGGCCCTGAAGCAGGCCCTGCAGCTGGACAGAGACCTACAGGAAGATGAG GTCCCCGTTGTGGGCATCATGGCCACAGGAGGAGGTGCCCGGGCCATGACCTCTCTCTATGGCCACCTGTTGGCCCTGCAGAAGCTGGGCCTTCTGGACTGCGTGACCTACTTCAGTGGCATCTCGGGCTCTACATG GACAATGGCCCATCTGTATGGGGACCCTGAGTGGTCGCAGAGGGACCTGAAGGGACCCATCGGACACGCCCGGGAGCACCTGGCCAAGAGCAAGCTGGAGGCCTTCTCTCCTGAGCGCCTGGCGAGCTACTATCGGGAGCTGGAACAACGGGCTGAGCAGGGCCACCCCACGACCTCTGTGGACCTGTGGGGTCTGGTGCTGGAGTTTGCGCTGCACGGACAG GTGATGGATCAGAAGCTGTCAGGACAGAGAGCTGCGCTGGAGCGGGGCCAGAACCCTCTGCCCCTCTACCTGAGCCTCAATGTCAAAGAGAACAATCTGCAGACCCCGGACTTCAAGG AGTGGGTCGAGTTCTTCCCCTATGAGGTCGGGTTCCTGAAGTACGGCGCCTTCATCCCCTCTGAGCTCTTCGGCTCCGAGTTCTTCATGGGGCGGCTGATGAGGAGGATCCCTGAGTCCCGCATCTGCTTCCTGGAAG GTATCTGGAGCAACATTTTCTCCCTGAACTTGCTGGATGCCTGGTATAACCTCACCAGCTCCAGTGATGCCTGGAAGCAGCACATCAAGGACAAGATCAGGAGCCTGG AGGAATCCCCTCCCTCCTCGGGGACCTCCTCAGGGCCGGAGGCCTTGTGGCTCCAGCCTGGAACAGCGCTAGCCCAAATGTTGAAGGGCTTCCTGACGAGCAGACCACTCTACCAGCACAGCTCCAACTTCCTCCAGGGCCTCCAGCTGCACCAGGACTACTGTGCCCAGAAGGACTTCTCCACCTGGGCAG ACAGCCAGGTAGACTCCTCCGCTGGCCAGCTGACCCCGCAGGAGCCCCAGCTCTGCTTGGTGGATGCTGGCTACTTCCTCAACACCAGCTGTCCCTCCATGTTCCGGCCAGGCCGCAGGCTGGACCTCATACTATCCTTCGACTACTCTCTATCCTCGCCTTTTGAG GTGCTACAGCAGACGGAGCTAGACTGCCGGGCCCGGGGGCTGCCGTTCCCCCGTGTGGAGCCCAGCCCTCAGGACCGACGCCAGCCCTGGGAGTGCCACCTCTTCTCAGACCCTACCTGCCCTGATGCCCCTGTCCTGCTTCACTTCCCGCTGGTAAACGCCTCCTTCAGGGACCACTCAGCCCCAG GTGTCCAGCGCAGCCCTGCAGAGCTCCCGGCTGGCCAGGTGGATCTCACGGGGGTCAACTCCCCCTATTCCATGTTCAACATGACCTACAAGGAGGAAGACTTTGACCGCCTGCTGCAGCTTAGTGACTACAACGTACGGAACAGCCAGGGCACCATCCTGCAGGCTTTGAGGACCTCTCTGAGGCACCGGGCCCCGGGGGCCAGGCCTCCAGGGCCGCAGACTTGA